The DNA window CCTCCGGATCTCGCGTTGACGCCACTGAACGGAAACACGCACGAGACAGGACGCCAGATGAACGACATGCGCGCAGCACTCTTCGACAGCTACGGCCCGCCCGATGTCCTCTACGAGGGCAAGGTGCCCGTTCCGACCCCGAAACAGGACGAGGTGCTCGTCAAGGTCCACGCCGTCAGCATCAACGGGGGCGAAATCTCCGCCAGGGCGGGGCGGGTACGGCTGCTCACCGGCCGCAAGTTCCCGCAGCGCGTCGGCTTGGACTTCGCGGGCGAAATCACCGAGGTCGGCCCCGCGGTGAAGGGCCCGGCGAAGGGCGACCGGGTCTGGGGCACCCTGCCCCGTGGCCGGTTCGGCAGCGCCGCCGAATACGTCACGGTCCGGCCAGCACAGATTTCCCTCGCACCCCAAGGAATATCCCTGGTCGACGCGGTGTCCCTCCCCGTCGGCACGACCGCGATCACCGCACTGCGCACCCAAGCCCGGCTCCAGCCGGGGGAGCGGCTCCTCGTCCGAGGCGGCAGCGGCGGCGTCGGCAGCGTGGCCGTCCAGCTCGGCAAAGCGGTCGGCGCCCACGTGACCGCGCTCGCCAGCCCCCGCAACCTGGACTTCGTACGCGAACTCGGCGCGGACGAAGCGCTCAGCTACACCACCGCGAGCCCGTCCACCCTCGGCACCTTCGACGTCATCCTGGACACCGCCGGCACCGAGCACGCCGCCTACCGCAGGCTCCTGGCTCCCGGCGGCAGGATGGTCGCCATCGCCTTCGACACCAAGAACCCGCTCCCATCGATCGCCTACATCCTCGCCTCCACTGTGCACGGTCCACGCCGCGTCCGGTTCTTCAGCGGCAACCCCAAGCACGACCTCTTCGCCGAACTCACCCGGTACGTCGACAGCGGCGCCATCCGGCCCGTCGTCGACACCGTCCACCCCCTGTCGGACATCGCCGAAGCGCACCGCGCGATGGAGGCGGGCGGGGTGCGCGGAAAGCACATCGTCCAGATCTACGGCTGATCCAGCACCGTGAGGTAGGCGTGCAGCTGCGCCGCGCCCGCGAGGAGGGCGCGGCCGCGCGCGGCCAGCCGATCCCGCCAGGAGTCGAGGAAAACGCCCAGCGCATCCGCCCCGCCCGCCTCGCGCAACGACCGAAGGAACTGGGCGACCTGGCGCAGCAGGTACCCACCGCGCCGCAGCTGCCGCGCGATCTCGGCATCGCGCACGCAGTCCGGCCCGTATTCGCGGTAACCGGTCGCCCGGCCGCGCTCGGGCCGCAGTATCCCCTCCGCCTCCCAGGTGCGCAGCGTCGCCGGGTGCACGCCGATCCGGCGCGCGAGCTCGCCCACGGTCAGCGGCCGCCCGGTGGCCTGGCTCGGCGTCGTCGTGGACAGCGCGCCGAGGGCCGCCGCCACCTCCGCACTGGTGTCGCGTTCCGCGAGCAGCGCGACGTGCGCGGCATCGATGAGCCGGTAGGCGGACTCGGTGTCACCCCGGTTCACCGAACGCATGATCTCCACGGCCTGCTGGTGCCCGTGGCCCCCACGCAGCGCGAGGAAGGCGCGCAACGCCTGCGCGTGCAAGGGTGTGTAACGGCGGTAGCCGGTCTCGCTGCGCTCGGTCGGCG is part of the Amycolatopsis sp. CA-230715 genome and encodes:
- a CDS encoding NAD(P)-dependent alcohol dehydrogenase; translated protein: MRAALFDSYGPPDVLYEGKVPVPTPKQDEVLVKVHAVSINGGEISARAGRVRLLTGRKFPQRVGLDFAGEITEVGPAVKGPAKGDRVWGTLPRGRFGSAAEYVTVRPAQISLAPQGISLVDAVSLPVGTTAITALRTQARLQPGERLLVRGGSGGVGSVAVQLGKAVGAHVTALASPRNLDFVRELGADEALSYTTASPSTLGTFDVILDTAGTEHAAYRRLLAPGGRMVAIAFDTKNPLPSIAYILASTVHGPRRVRFFSGNPKHDLFAELTRYVDSGAIRPVVDTVHPLSDIAEAHRAMEAGGVRGKHIVQIYG
- a CDS encoding MerR family transcriptional regulator, yielding MRPIDLAREHGLSAQAIRNYDDAGVFPPTERSETGYRRYTPLHAQALRAFLALRGGHGHQQAVEIMRSVNRGDTESAYRLIDAAHVALLAERDTSAEVAAALGALSTTTPSQATGRPLTVGELARRIGVHPATLRTWEAEGILRPERGRATGYREYGPDCVRDAEIARQLRRGGYLLRQVAQFLRSLREAGGADALGVFLDSWRDRLAARGRALLAGAAQLHAYLTVLDQP